One stretch of Streptomyces sp. 135 DNA includes these proteins:
- a CDS encoding TIGR03936 family radical SAM-associated protein, which translates to MQRIRLRYTKRGRLRFTSHRDFQRAFERALRRAEVPMAYSAGFTPHPKVSYANAAPTGTGSEAEYLEIALTAPRDPDQLRELLNESLPDGLDVTDAVESRTSGLADRLTASVWELRLDGVEPAAARRAADLFRAADKVEVQRRTKNGMRTFDAREAVVSLEAITDGDVITHDTDRPTDKPCAILRLVVRHVTPAVRPDDVLSGLRAVADLAPPVPAAVTRLAQGLFDEETGTVTDPLAPDREAVTAASPTAAVPAAAKAPVPEGPR; encoded by the coding sequence GTGCAGCGCATCCGCCTGCGCTACACCAAGCGCGGCCGCCTCCGGTTCACCAGCCACCGTGACTTCCAGCGCGCCTTCGAGCGTGCGCTGCGCCGCGCCGAGGTGCCCATGGCGTACTCGGCGGGGTTCACCCCGCACCCGAAGGTGTCGTACGCCAATGCCGCACCCACCGGCACGGGCAGTGAGGCCGAGTACCTGGAGATCGCGCTCACCGCGCCGCGTGACCCCGACCAGCTCCGCGAGCTGCTCAACGAGTCGCTGCCGGACGGCCTGGACGTCACCGACGCCGTCGAGTCCCGCACCTCGGGCCTCGCCGACCGGCTGACCGCCTCCGTCTGGGAGTTGCGCCTCGACGGCGTGGAGCCGGCAGCGGCGCGGCGCGCGGCCGACCTGTTCCGCGCCGCGGACAAGGTCGAGGTGCAGCGCCGCACGAAGAACGGCATGCGCACCTTCGACGCGCGCGAGGCCGTCGTGAGCCTGGAAGCCATCACTGATGGTGACGTGATCACGCACGACACTGATAGGCCGACCGACAAGCCCTGTGCGATACTGCGGCTGGTTGTTCGGCACGTGACACCTGCCGTACGACCTGACGACGTCCTGTCCGGTCTCCGAGCTGTGGCCGACCTGGCGCCGCCGGTCCCCGCAGCGGTGACCAGGCTGGCGCAGGGGCTATTCGATGAAGAGACCGGCACGGTGACCGACCCGCTCGCGCCCGACCGCGAGGCAGTCACGGCCGCATCACCCACGGCCGCCGTACCTGCCGCCGCGAAGGCGCCGGTGCCGGAAGGCCCCCGGTAA
- a CDS encoding GNAT family N-acetyltransferase, giving the protein MEEFRAEGRGGPADDTTLGDTLREYGDKWHDPAVFERYVAEVLAAAEQPAEPLAVPVTTLWYVDGDDYLGRIAIRHTIATRFLREYGGHIGYDVRPTARRRGHATEMLRACLPYAAGLGLESVLVTCDTDNTGSRKVIEASGGVFEDERRGKLRYWIRTGLPRV; this is encoded by the coding sequence ATGGAGGAGTTCCGGGCCGAGGGGCGCGGCGGGCCCGCCGACGACACGACGCTCGGCGACACCCTGCGCGAGTACGGCGACAAGTGGCACGACCCCGCCGTCTTCGAGCGGTACGTCGCCGAAGTGCTCGCCGCCGCCGAACAACCCGCCGAGCCGCTCGCCGTCCCCGTCACCACCCTCTGGTACGTCGACGGCGACGACTACCTCGGCCGCATCGCCATCCGGCACACCATCGCCACCCGCTTCCTGCGCGAGTACGGCGGCCACATCGGCTACGACGTACGCCCCACCGCCCGCCGCCGCGGCCACGCCACCGAGATGCTGCGCGCCTGCCTGCCGTACGCCGCCGGGCTCGGCCTGGAATCCGTGCTGGTGACCTGCGACACCGACAACACCGGTTCGCGCAAGGTCATCGAGGCATCCGGCGGCGTCTTCGAGGACGAGCGGCGCGGAAAACTGCGGTACTGGATCCGAACCGGACTCCCACGCGTCTAG
- a CDS encoding TIGR03960 family B12-binding radical SAM protein: protein MSVESVFPQLEALLPHVQKPIQYVGGELNSTVKPWDSCDVRWALMYPDAYEVGLPNQGVMILYEVLNERDGVLAERTYSVWPDLEALMREHRVPQFTVDSHRPVKAFDVFGLSFSTELGYTNMLTALDLAGIPLESKDRTLDDPIVLAGGHAAFNPEPIADFIDAVIIGDGEQAVLDMTEIIRAWKAEGRPGGREEVLLRLAKTGSVYIPAFYDVEYLPDGRIARVVPNRSGVPWRVSKHTVMDLDEWPYPKQPLVPLAETVHERMSVEIFRGCTRGCRFCQAGMITRPVRERSITGIGDMVEKGLKATGFEEVGLLSLSSADHSEIADVAKGLADRYEEDKIGLSLPSTRVDAFNVDLANELTRNGRRSGLTFAPEGGSERMRKVINKMVSEEDLIRTVSTAYGNGWRQVKLYFMCGLPTETDDDVLQIADMATKVIQKGREVSGSNDIRCTVSIGGFVPKPHTPFQWAPQLSAEETDARLTKLRDKIRGDKKYGRSIGFRYHDGKPGIVEGLLSRGDRRIGAVIRAVYEDGGRFDGWREHFSYERWMRCADKTLPEMGVDVDWYTTRERTYEEVLPWDHLDSGLDKDWLWEDWQDSLDETEVEDCRWTPCFDCGVCPAMQTEIQIGPTGKKLLPLTVVK from the coding sequence ATGTCTGTCGAATCGGTCTTCCCACAGCTCGAAGCTCTGCTCCCGCATGTGCAGAAGCCAATCCAGTACGTCGGCGGTGAGCTGAACTCCACCGTCAAGCCGTGGGACAGCTGCGACGTCCGCTGGGCGCTCATGTACCCCGACGCCTACGAGGTCGGACTGCCCAACCAGGGCGTCATGATCCTCTACGAGGTGCTCAACGAACGCGACGGCGTCCTCGCCGAGCGCACCTACAGCGTGTGGCCGGACCTGGAGGCGCTCATGCGTGAGCACCGGGTCCCGCAGTTCACGGTGGACAGCCACCGTCCGGTGAAGGCGTTCGACGTCTTCGGGCTCAGCTTCTCCACCGAGCTGGGGTACACCAACATGCTGACCGCCCTGGACCTCGCGGGCATCCCGCTGGAGTCCAAGGACCGCACGCTGGACGACCCGATCGTCCTCGCCGGCGGCCACGCGGCCTTCAACCCCGAGCCGATCGCCGACTTCATCGACGCGGTGATCATCGGCGACGGCGAGCAGGCCGTGCTCGACATGACGGAGATCATCCGCGCCTGGAAGGCGGAGGGCCGCCCCGGCGGCCGCGAGGAGGTCCTCCTGCGCCTCGCGAAGACCGGCTCGGTCTACATCCCGGCGTTCTACGACGTCGAGTACCTCCCGGACGGGCGGATCGCACGCGTCGTACCGAACCGCTCGGGCGTGCCGTGGCGCGTCTCCAAGCACACCGTCATGGACCTCGACGAGTGGCCCTACCCCAAGCAGCCCCTCGTCCCGCTCGCGGAGACCGTCCACGAGCGCATGTCCGTCGAGATCTTCCGCGGCTGCACCCGCGGCTGCCGTTTCTGCCAGGCCGGCATGATCACGCGCCCCGTGCGGGAGCGAAGCATCACCGGCATCGGCGACATGGTCGAGAAGGGCCTGAAGGCGACCGGCTTCGAAGAGGTCGGCCTGCTCTCGCTCTCCTCCGCGGACCACAGCGAGATCGCCGACGTCGCCAAGGGCCTCGCCGACCGGTACGAGGAGGACAAGATCGGCCTGTCCCTCCCCTCGACCCGCGTCGACGCCTTCAACGTCGATCTCGCCAACGAGCTGACCAGGAACGGCCGCCGTTCGGGCCTGACCTTCGCCCCCGAGGGCGGCTCCGAGCGCATGCGCAAGGTCATCAACAAGATGGTGTCCGAGGAAGACCTCATCCGCACCGTCTCCACCGCGTACGGCAACGGCTGGCGCCAGGTGAAGCTGTACTTCATGTGCGGCCTGCCCACCGAGACCGACGACGACGTCCTCCAGATCGCCGACATGGCGACGAAGGTCATCCAGAAGGGCCGCGAGGTCTCCGGCTCGAACGACATCCGCTGCACGGTGTCGATCGGCGGCTTCGTGCCCAAGCCGCACACCCCCTTCCAGTGGGCCCCGCAGCTCTCCGCCGAGGAGACCGACGCCCGCCTGACCAAGCTCCGCGACAAGATCCGCGGCGACAAGAAATACGGCCGCTCCATCGGCTTCCGCTACCACGACGGCAAGCCCGGCATCGTCGAGGGCCTGCTCTCGCGCGGCGACCGCCGCATCGGCGCCGTCATCCGCGCCGTCTACGAGGACGGCGGCCGCTTCGACGGCTGGCGCGAGCACTTCAGCTACGAGCGCTGGATGCGCTGCGCCGACAAGACGCTGCCCGAGATGGGCGTCGACGTCGACTGGTACACGACGCGTGAGCGCACGTACGAAGAGGTCCTGCCCTGGGACCACCTGGACTCCGGTCTCGACAAGGACTGGCTCTGGGAGGACTGGCAGGACTCGCTCGACGAGACCGAGGTCGAGGACTGCCGCTGGACGCCGTGCTTCGACTGCGGTGTCTGCCCCGCCATGCAGACGGAGATCCAGATCGGCCCCACCGGCAAGAAGCTGCTGCCGCTCACGGTCGTGAAGTAG
- a CDS encoding CYTH and CHAD domain-containing protein: MADTKREIERKYDVGADAELPDLTEVPGVGEVLDKGVVELDAVYWDTPDQRLAAASITLRRRTGGTDAGWHLKLPVSLAEGVRDEIHAPLSDTVPGDLLALVRSRVREAELVPLVRLLSARDLRHLVDSRGELLAEVSIDAVRAERLAKGGGTAAWSEIEVELADGGDPALLDKVEKKLKKAGVRRSTSSSKLGRALAQTAPKGRKAEKAGLKPAEGAVRLGKKAGKSEAVAEAVRESVGDGRGSAGDHLVAYLRAQRDAIVSLDPAVRRDLPDAVHQMRVATRRMRSAFKSYRKILDHAVTDPVGDELKWLAAELGVDRDQEVLAARFAGRMDALPKTLLLGPVDARLRIWSTARGADARRGTLAVLESERYLALLDAVDTLLAAPPLRPAASAPPGKALPKALLKDYARLATRVEHALALAPGQERDRAMHEARKAAKRARYAGEAAVPALGTPARRFAKRMKAVQSVLGDHQDSVVAREAVRALGTQAHLAGESAFTWGLLYGREEAVAADRERELPEVWAKASEAKIRAALGS; encoded by the coding sequence ATGGCGGATACGAAGCGCGAGATCGAGCGGAAGTACGACGTCGGGGCAGACGCGGAGCTGCCCGACCTGACCGAAGTGCCCGGGGTCGGGGAGGTACTGGACAAGGGCGTCGTCGAACTGGACGCCGTCTACTGGGACACCCCCGACCAACGCCTGGCCGCCGCCTCCATCACGCTGCGCCGCCGCACCGGCGGCACGGACGCGGGCTGGCACCTGAAGCTGCCGGTATCGCTCGCCGAAGGCGTACGGGACGAGATCCACGCGCCGCTCTCCGACACCGTTCCGGGCGACCTGCTCGCCCTCGTGCGCTCCCGCGTCCGCGAGGCCGAACTCGTCCCCCTCGTGCGCCTGTTGTCCGCACGCGACCTGCGCCACCTCGTCGACTCCCGGGGCGAGCTGCTCGCCGAGGTCAGCATCGACGCGGTGCGGGCGGAGCGGCTCGCCAAGGGCGGCGGCACGGCCGCGTGGTCCGAGATCGAGGTGGAGCTGGCGGACGGCGGCGACCCCGCGCTCCTCGACAAGGTCGAGAAGAAGCTGAAGAAGGCGGGCGTACGCCGCTCCACCTCGTCCTCCAAGCTCGGCCGGGCCCTGGCACAGACCGCGCCGAAGGGCCGCAAGGCCGAGAAGGCGGGGCTCAAGCCCGCCGAGGGAGCGGTCCGCCTCGGCAAGAAGGCCGGCAAGAGCGAGGCCGTCGCCGAGGCCGTGCGGGAGAGCGTCGGTGACGGCCGCGGCAGTGCGGGCGACCACCTCGTCGCCTACCTCCGCGCCCAGCGCGACGCGATCGTCTCGCTCGACCCCGCCGTCCGCCGCGACCTGCCCGACGCCGTGCACCAGATGCGGGTCGCCACCCGCCGGATGCGCAGCGCCTTCAAGTCGTACCGGAAGATCCTCGACCACGCCGTCACCGACCCGGTGGGCGACGAACTCAAATGGCTCGCGGCGGAGCTGGGCGTCGACCGCGACCAGGAAGTCCTCGCCGCCCGGTTCGCCGGCCGCATGGACGCCCTGCCGAAGACCCTCCTCCTCGGCCCGGTCGACGCCCGGCTGCGCATCTGGTCCACCGCGCGGGGCGCCGACGCGCGGCGCGGCACCCTGGCCGTACTGGAGAGCGAGCGCTACCTCGCGCTCCTGGACGCCGTCGACACTCTCCTCGCCGCGCCCCCGCTGCGCCCGGCCGCCTCCGCGCCGCCCGGCAAGGCGCTCCCCAAGGCGCTCCTCAAGGACTACGCCCGCCTCGCCACCCGCGTCGAGCACGCCCTCGCGCTGGCCCCCGGCCAGGAACGCGACCGTGCCATGCACGAGGCCCGCAAGGCCGCCAAGCGTGCCCGGTACGCGGGCGAGGCGGCGGTCCCCGCGCTCGGGACGCCCGCCAGGCGCTTCGCGAAGCGGATGAAGGCCGTGCAGAGCGTGCTCGGCGACCACCAGGACAGCGTGGTCGCCCGCGAAGCCGTACGGGCCCTCGGCACCCAGGCCCATCTGGCCGGGGAGAGCGCCTTTACCTGGGGGCTGCTGTACGGCCGGGAGGAAGCCGTCGCCGCCGACCGGGAGCGGGAACTGCCGGAGGTCTGGGCGAAGGCGTCGGAGGCGAAAATCCGGGCGGCTCTGGGCAGCTGA
- the rodA gene encoding rod shape-determining protein RodA, whose translation MTGSGFSVSGYGPERSNMSRLLARDSIVRRLDWPMLLAAIALSGIGAALVYSATRNRTELVGDDPYSFMLKHVLNTGIGFALMIGTVWLGHRTLRTAVPILYGISVFLVLLVLTPLGATINGAHAWIVLGGGFSLQPSEFVKITIILGMAMLLAARVDAGDREHPDHRTVVQALGLAAVPIAIVMLMPDLGSVMVMVMIVLGVLLASGASNRWVFGLLGTGALGGVAIWQLGVLDDYQIARFAAFANPALDPAGVGYNTNQARIAIGSGGLTGTGLTKGSQTTGQFVPEQQTDFVFTVAGEELGFIGAGAILLLLGVVLWRACRIARETTELYGTIVAAGIIAWFAFQSFENVGMTLGIMPVAGLPLPFVSYGGSSMFAVWVAVGLLQSIKVQRPMSA comes from the coding sequence ATGACCGGCAGCGGCTTCTCCGTCTCCGGGTACGGCCCCGAGCGCTCGAACATGTCCCGGCTCCTCGCCCGCGACTCGATAGTGCGCCGGCTCGACTGGCCGATGCTCCTCGCGGCGATCGCGCTCTCCGGCATCGGCGCCGCGCTCGTCTACTCGGCGACCCGCAACCGCACCGAGCTGGTCGGCGACGACCCGTACTCGTTCATGCTCAAGCACGTCCTGAACACCGGCATCGGCTTCGCCCTGATGATCGGCACGGTCTGGCTCGGCCACCGCACCCTGCGCACGGCCGTGCCGATCCTCTACGGCATCTCCGTCTTCCTGGTCCTGCTCGTGCTCACTCCGCTCGGCGCGACCATCAACGGCGCGCACGCGTGGATCGTGCTCGGCGGCGGCTTCTCGCTCCAGCCCTCCGAGTTCGTCAAGATCACGATCATCCTCGGCATGGCGATGCTGCTCGCCGCCCGCGTCGACGCGGGCGACCGGGAGCACCCCGACCACCGCACCGTCGTGCAGGCCCTCGGCCTCGCGGCCGTCCCGATCGCGATCGTCATGCTGATGCCCGACCTCGGTTCGGTCATGGTCATGGTGATGATCGTGCTCGGCGTCCTGCTCGCCTCCGGCGCCTCCAACCGCTGGGTCTTCGGACTGCTCGGCACGGGCGCCCTCGGCGGCGTCGCCATATGGCAGCTCGGCGTGCTCGACGACTACCAGATCGCCCGGTTCGCGGCCTTCGCCAACCCCGCGCTCGACCCGGCGGGCGTCGGCTACAACACCAACCAGGCACGCATCGCCATCGGCTCCGGCGGTCTCACCGGCACCGGCCTGACGAAGGGCTCCCAGACCACCGGCCAGTTCGTCCCCGAGCAGCAGACCGACTTCGTCTTCACGGTCGCGGGCGAGGAGCTCGGCTTCATCGGCGCGGGCGCGATCCTTCTCCTGCTCGGCGTCGTCCTGTGGCGCGCCTGCCGCATCGCACGCGAGACGACCGAGCTGTACGGCACGATCGTCGCCGCCGGCATCATCGCCTGGTTCGCCTTCCAGTCCTTCGAGAACGTCGGGATGACGCTGGGCATCATGCCCGTCGCGGGCCTTCCGCTGCCCTTCGTCAGCTACGGCGGCTCGTCGATGTTCGCCGTCTGGGTGGCCGTCGGACTGCTCCAGTCGATCAAGGTGCAGCGCCCCATGTCCGCATAG